The following are from one region of the Noviherbaspirillum sedimenti genome:
- a CDS encoding protein-L-isoaspartate O-methyltransferase family protein, giving the protein MNIEQARFNMIEQQIRPWDVLDLDVLDLLLVVKRENFVPAAHRNLAFMDTEIPLPCGQNMFTPKLEARILQEVALKKHENVLEIGAGSGYMAALLAHKSRHVTSVEIEPELKALAEKNLADNGITNVKVELGDGARGWAGSGSDGAPYDVIVISGSVPALPETFLQQIKIGGRILAIVGQAPVMSAELVTRVSDNAYNTVKLFETVVKPLKNAATPSHFHF; this is encoded by the coding sequence ATGAACATTGAACAAGCACGTTTCAACATGATCGAACAGCAGATCCGCCCCTGGGATGTGCTGGACCTGGATGTCCTCGATTTGCTGCTGGTCGTCAAGCGCGAAAACTTCGTGCCCGCCGCCCACAGGAACCTGGCGTTCATGGATACCGAAATCCCGCTGCCGTGCGGGCAAAACATGTTCACGCCCAAGCTGGAAGCGCGCATTTTGCAGGAAGTCGCGCTCAAGAAGCACGAGAACGTGCTGGAAATCGGCGCCGGCTCCGGCTACATGGCCGCCCTGCTGGCGCACAAATCGCGCCACGTCACCAGCGTCGAGATCGAGCCGGAACTGAAGGCGCTGGCAGAAAAGAACCTGGCCGACAACGGCATCACCAACGTCAAGGTCGAACTGGGCGACGGTGCCCGCGGCTGGGCCGGATCGGGCAGCGACGGCGCTCCCTACGATGTGATCGTGATTTCCGGCAGCGTGCCGGCATTGCCGGAAACCTTCCTGCAGCAGATCAAGATCGGTGGCCGCATCCTCGCCATCGTCGGCCAAGCGCCGGTCATGTCGGCGGAACTGGTGACGCGCGTCTCCGACAATGCCTATAACACCGTCAAGCTGTTCGAAACCGTTGTCAAGCCACTGAAAAATGCGGCCACGCCGTCTCACTTCCACTTCTAG
- a CDS encoding efflux RND transporter permease subunit produces the protein MWFTRISIANPVLATMMMMAFLVLGLFSYQRLPVDQFPDITFPVVVVQTDYPGASPETVESDVTRKVEEAVNTINGINSLTSRSYEGASVVIIEFALTVDPAQAAQDVREKVALVKTAFRDEVKEPRVTRYDPADRPIYSVSVANDGQAGRYNLRELTVIADQVVKKRLENVRGVGSVTLVGGVMREINITIKPTEMEALGIGVDQVIAALRNENQELPAGAVRSLSSENVVQVQGRIKNPADFNRLIVARRGGQPVLLSQIATVVDGQQEQESLALYNGQRTLALDILKAQGQNTIEVADGLGAALQDLQPTLKALYPGVKLEVIKDSSRQIRVGVKNVRQTLLEGAALTILIVFLFLNSWRSTVITGLTLPVALIGTFLFMHMFGFTINMITLMALSLCVGLLIDDAIVVRENIVRHAGMKVNGQYKSHRTAALEGTAEIGLAVLATTFSIVAVFLPVGFMGGIIGRFFHQFGITVTAAVLISMFVSFTLDPMLSSIWPDPAVHGATGARRGWYANTIGRVLAQFERLVQWLSDTYQVLLKWSLQHRKSTLAIAAATFFGGFLIPATGLIGSEFVPQADYSETGVTFYTPVGSSLEFTESKARQVEAVLRGFPEVRDLYTTVNTGNAQGKNYATVFVRLKPRSERSRSTTQMANPLRERLTEVAGITVTHIGTLDGVGGDNKQLRLSILGPDLAQLARLSEQVQEKMRALAGVVDIDSSLKAQMPTISVVPRREIGADLGVGVAQIGAALRPLLAGQAAGSWRAPDDQNYDVNVRLAPDDRNNIDDLSRLMLGSSQTNADGTPKMVPLRQVADIVPSTGANQINRRDLNREVELSANVVGRSAGQASADVKTALDAIAWPPGYRYQVGGAAKNMQESFAYAVGALLLAVIFIYMILASQFASFLQPLAIMSSLPLTLIGVFLALMLFRSTLNMFSIIGFIMLMGLVTKNAILLVDFANQARKEGMARGAALLEAAHVRLRPILMTTLAMVFGMVPLAFGMAEGSEQRAPMGQAVIGGIITSSLLTLVVVPVMYTYLDDFAVWARARWFARGAGGAAPVGPSSRQEDAI, from the coding sequence ATGTGGTTTACCCGTATCAGCATCGCCAACCCGGTCCTGGCCACCATGATGATGATGGCCTTTCTGGTACTGGGCCTGTTTTCCTACCAGCGCCTGCCGGTCGACCAATTCCCCGACATCACTTTCCCGGTGGTCGTGGTGCAGACCGATTACCCCGGAGCATCACCTGAGACGGTCGAGTCCGACGTCACCCGCAAGGTCGAGGAAGCGGTCAACACCATCAACGGCATCAACAGCCTGACTTCGCGTTCCTATGAGGGCGCCTCGGTAGTCATCATCGAATTCGCCCTGACGGTCGATCCGGCGCAGGCCGCGCAGGATGTGCGCGAAAAAGTGGCGCTGGTGAAGACGGCTTTCCGCGATGAAGTCAAGGAACCGCGCGTCACCCGCTACGATCCGGCCGACCGGCCGATCTATTCGGTGTCGGTCGCCAACGATGGCCAGGCCGGCCGCTACAACCTGCGCGAACTGACCGTGATCGCCGACCAGGTCGTCAAGAAACGCCTGGAAAACGTCCGCGGCGTCGGTTCGGTGACCCTGGTCGGCGGCGTCATGCGCGAAATTAACATCACTATCAAGCCGACCGAAATGGAAGCGCTCGGCATCGGCGTCGACCAGGTGATCGCTGCGCTGCGCAATGAAAACCAGGAATTGCCGGCCGGCGCGGTGCGTTCGCTGTCCAGTGAAAACGTCGTGCAGGTGCAGGGCAGGATCAAGAACCCGGCCGACTTCAACCGGCTGATCGTCGCCCGCCGCGGCGGCCAGCCAGTGCTGCTGTCGCAGATCGCCACGGTGGTCGACGGCCAGCAGGAACAGGAAAGCCTGGCGCTGTACAACGGCCAACGCACGCTGGCGCTGGACATCCTCAAGGCGCAGGGGCAGAACACCATCGAGGTCGCCGATGGCCTGGGCGCCGCGCTGCAGGACCTGCAGCCGACCCTGAAAGCGCTTTATCCGGGCGTGAAACTCGAGGTCATCAAGGACAGCTCGCGGCAGATTCGCGTCGGCGTGAAAAACGTCCGCCAGACCCTGCTCGAAGGCGCGGCGCTGACCATCCTGATCGTGTTCCTGTTCCTGAACTCCTGGCGCTCGACCGTGATCACCGGCCTGACACTGCCGGTGGCGCTGATCGGCACCTTCCTGTTCATGCACATGTTCGGCTTCACCATCAACATGATCACCCTGATGGCGCTGTCGCTATGCGTGGGCCTCTTGATCGACGACGCCATCGTGGTGCGCGAAAACATCGTGCGCCATGCCGGCATGAAGGTCAACGGCCAGTACAAGAGCCATCGCACCGCCGCCCTCGAAGGCACTGCGGAAATCGGCCTGGCGGTGCTGGCCACCACCTTCTCGATCGTCGCGGTGTTCCTGCCGGTCGGCTTCATGGGCGGCATCATCGGCCGCTTCTTCCACCAGTTCGGCATCACAGTGACTGCCGCCGTGCTGATCTCGATGTTCGTGTCGTTTACGCTGGACCCGATGCTGTCGTCGATCTGGCCGGACCCGGCGGTGCACGGCGCCACAGGCGCGCGCCGCGGCTGGTATGCCAACACCATCGGCCGCGTGCTGGCACAGTTCGAACGCCTCGTGCAATGGCTGTCCGATACGTACCAGGTCTTGCTGAAATGGTCGCTGCAGCATCGCAAGTCGACCCTGGCGATTGCTGCCGCCACGTTCTTTGGCGGTTTCCTGATTCCGGCCACCGGCCTGATCGGCTCGGAATTCGTGCCGCAGGCGGATTATTCGGAAACCGGCGTCACTTTTTACACCCCGGTCGGTTCCTCGCTGGAATTCACCGAAAGCAAGGCGCGCCAGGTTGAGGCCGTATTGCGCGGCTTTCCCGAAGTGCGCGACCTGTACACCACCGTCAATACCGGCAATGCCCAAGGCAAGAATTACGCTACCGTCTTCGTGCGGCTGAAGCCGCGCAGCGAGCGCAGCCGCAGCACCACCCAAATGGCAAATCCCCTGCGCGAGCGACTGACGGAAGTCGCCGGCATCACGGTCACCCATATCGGCACGCTCGACGGCGTCGGTGGCGACAACAAGCAATTGCGCCTGTCCATCCTGGGGCCCGACCTGGCGCAACTGGCACGCCTGTCGGAGCAGGTGCAGGAAAAGATGCGCGCGCTTGCCGGCGTGGTGGATATCGATTCAAGCCTGAAGGCGCAAATGCCGACCATCTCGGTGGTGCCGCGGCGCGAGATCGGCGCCGACCTGGGCGTCGGCGTGGCGCAGATCGGCGCGGCATTGCGGCCGCTCCTGGCCGGCCAGGCCGCCGGCAGCTGGCGTGCCCCGGACGACCAGAATTACGACGTCAACGTCCGCCTGGCGCCGGACGACCGCAACAATATCGACGACCTGTCGCGCCTGATGCTGGGCAGCTCGCAGACCAATGCCGACGGCACGCCGAAAATGGTGCCGCTGCGCCAGGTGGCAGACATCGTGCCGTCGACCGGCGCCAACCAGATCAACCGGCGCGACCTGAACCGTGAAGTCGAACTGTCGGCCAACGTGGTCGGCCGTTCCGCCGGCCAGGCCAGCGCCGACGTCAAGACCGCGCTGGACGCCATTGCCTGGCCGCCCGGCTACCGCTACCAGGTCGGCGGCGCCGCCAAGAACATGCAGGAATCCTTCGCTTATGCCGTGGGCGCGCTGCTGCTGGCGGTGATTTTCATTTACATGATCCTGGCATCGCAATTCGCCAGCTTCCTGCAGCCGCTGGCCATCATGTCGTCGCTGCCGCTGACCCTGATCGGCGTTTTCCTGGCGCTGATGCTGTTCCGCTCGACCCTCAACATGTTTTCCATCATCGGTTTCATCATGCTGATGGGCCTGGTCACCAAGAACGCCATCCTGCTGGTGGATTTCGCCAACCAGGCCAGGAAAGAAGGCATGGCGCGCGGCGCCGCGCTGCTGGAAGCTGCGCACGTGCGGCTGCGGCCGATCCTGATGACCACGCTGGCGATGGTGTTCGGCATGGTGCCGCTGGCCTTCGGCATGGCCGAAGGCTCCGAGCAGCGCGCCCCCATGGGCCAGGCGGTCATCGGCGGCATCATCACTTCCTCCCTGCTGACGCTGGTGGTGGTGCCGGTGATGTACACCTACCTGGACGATTTTGCCGTCTGGGCCAGAGCCAGATGGTTTGCGCGCGGGGCCGGCGGCGCTGCGCCAGTCGGCCCGTCCTCCCGCCAGGAGGATGCCATTTGA
- a CDS encoding efflux RND transporter periplasmic adaptor subunit, translated as MLKRRAFWILLLAGLLAVGAGAAAMKKRQAAAPVADTQTTQATQATPAKAPASLEFLPSDVAEVQPRELRQVLLLSGALRAVNQAQVKAKLAGEVREVLVREGEAVKAGQVLVKIDSTEYQARLEQAKGSLQAARGELAIAAKARDNNQALVAKGFISQNAFDNAASQHDIARANVESAQGALDVAQKALNDSVVRAPIAGLVASRSVQPGEKVSADNHLLELVDLHQLELETAVPTTDILQLTPGQPAQVKLEGLATPLTGRIARISPATQAGSRSVMSYIQLDNPQGLLKVGMFGQAEVTLGSKTGVLSVPPAAIQDLGGSAIVYAIVNGTLRQQAVKLGSRGNDGTGEAVEILDGLAAGALIVRTNLGKLPDGVKVRLAQAPPATPATPAAPAHPHAVTTAASAAPSASR; from the coding sequence ATGCTGAAACGACGTGCTTTCTGGATCCTGCTGCTGGCCGGCCTGCTGGCCGTCGGCGCCGGCGCCGCCGCCATGAAAAAGCGCCAGGCCGCCGCGCCGGTAGCAGACACACAAACAACGCAAGCAACTCAGGCGACACCAGCCAAGGCGCCAGCCAGTCTCGAATTCCTGCCCAGCGATGTCGCCGAGGTGCAGCCGCGCGAATTGCGCCAGGTACTGCTGCTGTCGGGTGCGCTGCGCGCCGTCAACCAGGCGCAAGTCAAGGCCAAGCTTGCCGGCGAAGTGCGCGAAGTGCTGGTACGCGAAGGCGAAGCGGTCAAGGCTGGCCAGGTGCTGGTGAAAATCGACAGCACTGAATACCAGGCCCGCCTGGAGCAGGCCAAAGGCAGCCTGCAGGCCGCACGCGGCGAACTGGCGATTGCCGCCAAGGCGCGCGACAATAACCAGGCGCTGGTGGCCAAGGGCTTCATTTCGCAAAACGCCTTCGACAATGCCGCCAGCCAGCATGACATCGCCCGCGCCAATGTCGAATCGGCGCAAGGTGCGCTGGACGTGGCACAGAAGGCCTTGAACGACAGCGTGGTGCGCGCGCCGATCGCCGGCCTGGTGGCCAGCCGGTCCGTGCAGCCGGGCGAAAAGGTTTCGGCCGACAACCATCTGCTGGAGCTGGTCGACCTGCACCAGCTGGAGCTGGAAACGGCGGTGCCGACCACCGATATCCTGCAGCTGACGCCTGGACAACCCGCGCAAGTAAAGCTGGAAGGCCTGGCCACGCCGCTGACCGGCAGGATCGCGCGCATCAGCCCCGCCACCCAGGCCGGTTCGCGTTCGGTCATGAGCTATATTCAGCTCGACAATCCCCAAGGCTTGCTGAAAGTCGGCATGTTCGGCCAGGCGGAAGTTACCCTGGGCAGCAAGACCGGCGTGTTGAGTGTGCCGCCGGCGGCGATCCAGGACCTCGGCGGCAGCGCGATCGTGTACGCGATTGTCAATGGCACGCTGCGCCAGCAGGCGGTGAAGCTGGGCAGCCGCGGCAACGACGGCACCGGCGAAGCGGTGGAAATCCTCGACGGCCTCGCAGCGGGCGCGCTGATTGTCAGGACTAACCTCGGCAAGCTGCCTGACGGCGTCAAGGTGCGGCTGGCGCAAGCGCCTCCGGCCACACCAGCCACCCCGGCCGCTCCGGCCCATCCCCACGCTGTCACGACCGCCGCCAGCGCCGCGCCGTCAGCGTCACGCTGA
- a CDS encoding TetR/AcrR family transcriptional regulator, with the protein MQCPIKSKRWERRKEARPQELLAAALDLFVERGFAATRLDDVAARAGVSKGTLYLYFTNKEELFKAVVRENMLPMIDEAEGLIDQHQGNSASLFQEIMLGWWERVGNSKVSGITKLIMAESGNFPEVARFYYEEVTSRVNGMIVRMLEHGIARGEFRPIDPQQAMRVVVAPMVMLMIWNQSFGACNMEQISPQDYIRTYIDICLRGLLQDPTTPLPPARMPC; encoded by the coding sequence ATGCAATGTCCTATTAAAAGCAAGCGCTGGGAGCGCCGCAAGGAAGCCCGTCCGCAGGAATTGCTGGCCGCCGCGCTGGACTTGTTTGTCGAACGCGGTTTTGCCGCCACCCGGCTTGACGATGTTGCCGCCCGCGCCGGTGTCTCCAAGGGCACCTTGTATCTGTACTTCACCAACAAGGAAGAATTGTTCAAGGCGGTGGTGCGCGAAAACATGTTGCCCATGATCGACGAAGCCGAAGGTTTGATTGATCAGCACCAGGGCAATAGCGCCTCGCTGTTCCAGGAAATCATGCTGGGCTGGTGGGAGCGCGTGGGCAACTCCAAGGTTTCCGGCATCACCAAGCTGATCATGGCCGAATCCGGGAATTTCCCGGAAGTGGCGCGCTTTTATTATGAGGAAGTGACTTCCCGCGTCAATGGCATGATCGTTCGCATGCTGGAGCACGGCATCGCCCGCGGCGAATTCCGGCCGATCGACCCCCAGCAGGCAATGCGCGTGGTGGTGGCGCCGATGGTCATGCTGATGATCTGGAACCAGTCCTTCGGCGCCTGCAACATGGAGCAGATTTCGCCCCAGGACTATATCCGGACCTATATCGACATTTGCCTGCGCGGCCTGCTGCAAGACCCGACTACGCCGCTGCCGCCTGCGAGAATGCCATGCTGA
- a CDS encoding efflux RND transporter periplasmic adaptor subunit gives MNRLRKWWVWIVVLLLVILAASGYWMWAKNGAEPQYKTGKIEQGEITASVSASGTLSPVVSVQVGSQVSGQLKEIYVDFNSEVKQGQLIARIDPETFEYKVRQAQADLDAARAQVLTQQAQVAAQQAQAAQVDINLAEAKRDLDQKQQLTDKGFISAAERDKARAVYHAQVEQANAARAQVRVAQAGNGNAQAAVKQREAALAQARIELERTAIKAPVNGVVIKRSVERGQTVAASLQAPELFIIAENLSDMRVDTAIDESEIGRIRTGQKASFTVDAFPGRTFEGRVNLIRKSAQNVSNVVTYMVEVDAPNPRKELLPGMTANVRVVTDTRSDVLKVPNAALRFRPPGAASQRVSATDTAGASRQNNGQTAAQGRGQNNALREQLEKDLQLSEEQKGKLDAIFAGMRDKMAAAREAPQEERQKIMERSRSDMRAQIAAILTPEQRKKYEDLTAEQAGRRGTNTAGRVYVMDERGQPKEVPVRVGLTDGTMTEVMAPDLKAGMAVITGVAQSQVQAGSKPAAAPGPRMF, from the coding sequence ATGAATCGATTGCGTAAATGGTGGGTCTGGATCGTTGTATTGTTGCTCGTTATTCTGGCGGCATCCGGGTACTGGATGTGGGCAAAAAACGGTGCCGAACCGCAATATAAGACGGGCAAGATCGAGCAGGGGGAAATTACCGCCAGCGTGTCCGCTTCCGGCACCCTGAGCCCGGTAGTGTCGGTGCAGGTCGGCTCGCAAGTGTCCGGCCAGCTGAAGGAAATTTATGTCGACTTCAATAGTGAAGTCAAGCAGGGCCAGCTGATCGCCCGCATTGATCCGGAAACTTTTGAATACAAAGTGCGCCAGGCGCAGGCTGACCTTGATGCCGCGCGTGCGCAGGTGCTGACCCAGCAGGCGCAGGTGGCTGCCCAGCAGGCGCAGGCGGCGCAGGTAGACATCAACCTGGCCGAGGCCAAGCGCGACCTTGACCAGAAGCAGCAACTGACGGACAAGGGCTTCATTTCCGCCGCCGAGCGCGACAAGGCGCGCGCTGTCTATCATGCACAAGTCGAGCAAGCCAATGCGGCGCGCGCCCAGGTGCGGGTCGCCCAGGCCGGCAACGGTAATGCGCAAGCCGCGGTCAAGCAGCGCGAAGCCGCGCTGGCACAGGCGCGGATCGAACTGGAACGCACTGCCATCAAGGCGCCGGTCAATGGCGTGGTGATCAAGCGCAGCGTCGAGCGCGGGCAGACGGTGGCCGCCAGCCTGCAGGCGCCGGAACTGTTCATCATCGCCGAAAACCTTTCCGACATGCGGGTCGATACCGCCATCGATGAATCGGAAATCGGCCGCATCCGTACTGGCCAGAAAGCCAGCTTTACCGTCGATGCGTTCCCCGGGCGGACCTTCGAAGGCCGCGTCAACCTGATCCGCAAGTCGGCGCAGAATGTCTCGAACGTCGTGACTTACATGGTCGAGGTCGATGCGCCGAATCCGCGCAAGGAATTACTGCCGGGTATGACCGCCAATGTGCGGGTCGTCACCGACACCCGCAGCGATGTCCTGAAGGTGCCGAATGCAGCGTTGCGCTTCCGCCCGCCCGGCGCTGCCAGCCAGCGCGTCAGTGCCACAGACACTGCAGGCGCCAGCCGGCAGAACAACGGCCAGACTGCAGCCCAGGGCAGGGGGCAAAACAATGCGTTGCGCGAACAGCTGGAAAAAGACTTGCAGCTGAGCGAAGAGCAAAAGGGCAAGCTCGATGCAATCTTCGCCGGCATGCGCGACAAGATGGCGGCGGCGCGCGAAGCGCCGCAGGAAGAGCGGCAGAAAATCATGGAACGCAGCCGCAGCGACATGCGCGCGCAAATTGCTGCGATCCTGACGCCCGAGCAACGCAAGAAATATGAAGACCTCACTGCCGAGCAGGCCGGCCGGCGCGGCACGAATACCGCCGGCCGCGTGTATGTCATGGATGAGCGCGGGCAGCCGAAGGAAGTGCCGGTGCGCGTCGGCCTGACCGATGGCACGATGACCGAAGTGATGGCGCCGGACCTGAAGGCAGGCATGGCCGTCATCACCGGCGTGGCGCAGTCGCAAGTGCAAGCCGGCAGCAAGCCCGCGGCAGCGCCGGGCCCGCGCATGTTTTAA
- a CDS encoding ABC transporter ATP-binding protein, producing MTALIDTRKLVKDYVMGNNHVFALRGVSLAINAGEFVAIMGASGSGKSTFMNMLGCLDLPTSGEYFLAGERVSAMDSDQLAAIRNRRIGFVFQQFNLLPRTTALDNVELPLLYAAVPAAERHARAAQRLGEVGLGERMDHHPAQLSGGQQQRVAIARALVNNPSLILADEPTGALDSRTSVEIMALFQKLSREGMTIVLVTHEHDIASFASRIITFRDGNVIGDAANPPQDAQAQLAALDAAATAQEAAS from the coding sequence ATGACGGCACTGATCGATACCCGCAAGCTGGTCAAGGACTACGTGATGGGTAACAACCATGTTTTTGCCTTGCGCGGCGTGTCGCTGGCAATCAATGCAGGCGAGTTTGTCGCGATCATGGGCGCCTCCGGCTCGGGCAAGTCGACCTTCATGAACATGCTTGGCTGTCTGGATCTGCCGACCTCCGGCGAGTATTTTCTGGCGGGCGAACGGGTGTCGGCCATGGATAGCGACCAGCTGGCGGCGATCCGCAACCGCCGCATCGGTTTCGTATTCCAGCAATTCAATCTGCTGCCGCGCACGACGGCACTCGACAATGTCGAATTGCCCCTGCTGTATGCGGCGGTGCCGGCAGCCGAGCGACACGCGCGCGCGGCGCAGCGCCTGGGAGAGGTGGGCCTGGGCGAGCGCATGGACCATCATCCGGCGCAACTGTCCGGCGGCCAGCAGCAGCGCGTGGCGATCGCCCGCGCGCTGGTCAACAACCCTTCGCTGATCCTCGCCGACGAGCCCACCGGCGCGCTGGATTCGCGCACCAGCGTTGAAATCATGGCGTTGTTCCAGAAATTGAGCCGCGAGGGCATGACGATCGTGCTGGTCACCCACGAGCATGATATTGCCAGCTTTGCCTCGCGCATCATCACTTTCCGCGACGGCAATGTGATCGGCGACGCCGCCAATCCGCCGCAGGATGCGCAGGCGCAACTGGCGGCGCTGGATGCAGCCGCCACGGCGCAGGAAGCGGCATCATGA
- a CDS encoding ABC transporter permease, whose amino-acid sequence MNLLATFRIALNALRVNLLRSMLTMLGIIIGVAAVITMIAVGAGAQARIQDQIKSLGSNLMIIMPGSTTASGVRLGAGANQNLTEDDAIAIAREIPEVQAAAPSMRSSAQLIAGGSNWSTQIYGVTPDYFEVREWPLASGRMFEANELSGSAKVVILGQTVANQLFGNIDPVDQVLRIKNVPHTVIGVLARKGQSMTGQDQDDVAMVPLSTARNRLFGNAQGKLRRVGTIQVKVLEGADMKVAEEGMRQLLRQRQRTQPGQDDAFTIRNLTEILATQEESSRIMTILLAAVASVSLLVGGIGIMNIMLVSVTERTREIGLRMAVGARGSDILTQFLVEAITLSLIGGFIGIVLGVAGSFLVSQFAGWATRLSPESIVLAVGFSAAIGIFFGFYPAHKASKLLPIQALRYE is encoded by the coding sequence ATGAATCTGCTGGCCACCTTCCGCATTGCCCTGAACGCGCTGCGCGTGAACCTGCTGCGCTCGATGCTGACCATGCTGGGAATTATCATCGGCGTGGCCGCAGTGATCACGATGATCGCAGTCGGCGCCGGTGCGCAGGCGCGCATCCAGGACCAGATCAAGAGCCTCGGTTCCAACCTGATGATCATCATGCCCGGCTCGACCACCGCCTCCGGCGTACGGCTAGGCGCCGGCGCCAACCAGAACCTGACCGAAGACGATGCCATTGCGATCGCCCGCGAAATCCCGGAAGTGCAGGCGGCGGCGCCGTCGATGCGCAGTTCCGCGCAACTGATCGCAGGCGGCAGCAACTGGTCGACGCAGATCTATGGCGTCACGCCCGACTATTTCGAGGTGCGCGAGTGGCCGCTGGCGTCCGGGCGCATGTTCGAGGCGAATGAATTGTCCGGCTCAGCCAAGGTGGTGATTCTCGGGCAGACGGTGGCGAACCAGCTGTTTGGCAATATCGACCCGGTCGATCAGGTGTTGCGGATCAAGAACGTGCCGCATACCGTGATTGGCGTTCTCGCCAGGAAAGGCCAGAGCATGACGGGCCAGGACCAGGACGACGTCGCGATGGTGCCGCTATCGACTGCACGCAACCGCCTGTTCGGCAATGCCCAGGGCAAGCTGCGCCGGGTCGGCACGATCCAGGTCAAGGTGCTGGAAGGCGCCGACATGAAGGTGGCGGAAGAGGGCATGCGCCAACTGCTGCGCCAGCGCCAGCGTACCCAGCCGGGGCAGGACGATGCCTTCACGATCCGCAACCTTACCGAAATCCTCGCCACCCAGGAAGAATCGTCGCGCATCATGACGATCCTGCTGGCGGCAGTGGCGTCGGTGTCGCTGCTGGTAGGCGGCATCGGCATCATGAACATCATGCTGGTGTCGGTCACCGAGCGCACCCGCGAGATCGGCTTGCGCATGGCGGTCGGCGCGCGCGGCAGCGATATTCTCACGCAATTCCTGGTCGAGGCGATCACGCTGTCGCTGATCGGCGGTTTCATCGGCATCGTGCTGGGCGTGGCCGGCTCCTTCCTGGTCAGCCAGTTCGCCGGCTGGGCCACCCGGCTGTCGCCCGAGTCAATTGTGCTGGCGGTCGGCTTTTCGGCGGCGATCGGGATCTTTTTCGGTTTTTACCCGGCGCACAAGGCTTCGAAACTGCTGCCGATTCAGGCGCTGCGTTACGAATAG
- a CDS encoding alpha/beta hydrolase family esterase: protein MQILSLHIVRALALLLATSSAFAATPKPGAWNENEQNYGLFNLHVYLPQQARPTLAKKRALMVVLHGCKQTAYGDIMDKRAGWESAAEQYGMVLAAPDVPETNTPGSRLFAGCWDWFGTAHQRDGRDIGPLAEMIKGLQARPELNIDPQQIYVVGMSSGAAVAQVLACAYPELVAGVGLHSAPAMGSNVPEVFAPPKIEAAAIVDNCRSYAGDQQAAFATQIASVIHGSDDRLAHAAHAGRNRDALQALYGASQEGGKIAEANQSNGSLYKDDKGQLRVAHIQVEGLGHAFAAGDGGSGGGTHGNSFHDYSHINYPAWVTRFFFDNNLRVKR from the coding sequence ATGCAAATTTTGTCCTTGCACATTGTACGCGCGCTTGCGCTTCTGCTGGCCACCTCCAGCGCCTTTGCGGCCACGCCGAAACCCGGTGCGTGGAACGAAAACGAACAGAATTACGGCCTGTTCAACCTGCATGTCTACCTGCCGCAGCAAGCCCGGCCGACACTGGCCAAAAAGCGCGCGCTGATGGTGGTCCTGCACGGCTGCAAACAGACCGCGTATGGCGACATCATGGACAAGCGCGCCGGCTGGGAAAGCGCCGCCGAACAATACGGCATGGTGCTGGCGGCGCCCGATGTCCCGGAAACCAATACGCCCGGCTCGCGCCTGTTTGCCGGCTGCTGGGACTGGTTCGGCACCGCGCATCAGCGCGACGGGCGCGACATCGGCCCCCTGGCCGAAATGATCAAGGGCTTGCAGGCGCGGCCCGAACTGAATATCGATCCGCAACAGATCTACGTGGTCGGCATGTCTTCCGGCGCCGCCGTGGCGCAAGTCCTGGCCTGCGCCTACCCGGAACTGGTGGCCGGCGTCGGCCTGCACTCGGCGCCGGCGATGGGATCGAACGTGCCGGAAGTATTCGCGCCGCCGAAGATTGAAGCGGCTGCCATCGTCGACAATTGCCGGAGTTACGCGGGCGACCAGCAAGCCGCCTTCGCCACCCAGATCGCCAGCGTAATCCACGGCAGCGACGACCGCCTGGCCCATGCCGCGCATGCCGGGCGCAACCGCGATGCGCTGCAGGCCTTGTATGGCGCCAGCCAGGAAGGCGGGAAGATCGCCGAAGCCAACCAGAGCAACGGCAGCCTGTACAAGGATGACAAGGGACAGCTGCGCGTGGCGCACATCCAGGTCGAAGGCCTCGGCCATGCCTTTGCAGCGGGCGATGGCGGCAGCGGCGGTGGCACGCATGGCAACAGCTTCCACGATTACAGCCACATCAATTATCCGGCCTGGGTGACGCGGTTTTTCTTTGACAACAACCTGCGGGTCAAGCGCTAA
- a CDS encoding YkgJ family cysteine cluster protein, with translation MTAYPCRSACGACCIAPSISSPIPGMPEGKPAGVRCAQLDAQNRCRIFGSPLRPAVCGSLQPSLEMCGDSPRQAIRWLTQLEAATVP, from the coding sequence ATGACTGCCTATCCCTGCCGCAGCGCTTGCGGCGCCTGCTGCATCGCCCCTTCGATTTCCTCGCCGATTCCCGGTATGCCGGAAGGTAAGCCGGCGGGGGTGCGCTGCGCGCAACTGGATGCGCAAAACCGCTGCCGGATTTTCGGCAGCCCATTGCGGCCGGCGGTGTGCGGCAGTTTGCAGCCCAGCCTGGAAATGTGCGGGGATTCGCCCCGCCAGGCGATCCGCTGGTTGACGCAGCTTGAGGCGGCGACGGTGCCGTGA